A part of Vigna radiata var. radiata cultivar VC1973A chromosome 11, Vradiata_ver6, whole genome shotgun sequence genomic DNA contains:
- the LOC106777747 gene encoding WPP domain-interacting tail-anchored protein 2 isoform X2, with product MDEFGKKDEGHFYAVDSAFGKPYALQGFSTKENDEQEELSLQALTEIDYRLAYFTEKLVNLNVLYIYLLSEESDLEAMDSKNNCILAQLFEKAMSFDLLAGILDSEVRELDSFMDALQEEIVIARQKIFSCRHLTELFLMMDKKLHDSEESVKQFQQQLMELKMQSSQLQKTMDAYRNENCETGKALNLSGNGQLSDVKAKPNDQMVEQRRYILQMLEKSFARELALERKLAESKDNEDLKLKLRYTEQVAFYMEEAAEVVWGRFLEADNAAEVLMGISKGIMGRLQVTEFNLSSSMQRENELRSTVQNLMEQIKAKDAALDKLETCNVESTKEKSDVLALREKVKFLEKEREDFELQINNAIAENEVYHEHQIEMENFVESLRENIDIALSRAESAEAKVTQLTETNLELTEEINFLKGSASTAEKKVGSLEKQLRELDIQLQTAKASSEASQEQQNMLYTAIWDMEILIEELKSKVSKAESNNESAAEKCSVLSQTNLELHKELDLLRSRTICLKTSLDQASHTSFSRAKEIDTKTKLIMDMVMQLAAEREHINNQLLALKQENKHLVQKLKNTKIDGSLHTCNYGLNNRNEDQASNIDSSNDSCAKSSDEEVIDHFNAAFQAGG from the exons ATGGatgaatttggtaaaaaagatgAAGGTCACTTTTACGCTGTAGATTCAGCTTTTGGAAAACCCTACGCACTGCAGGGCTTCTCAACAAAAGAAAACGACGAGCAAGAAGAGTTATCCCTTCAAGCTTTAACGGAAATAGATTATCGACTAGCCTATTTTACCGAGAAGTTGGTGAACTTGAATGTgctttatatttatctattaagCGAGGAAAGTGATCTTGAAGCAATGGATTCAAAGAATAACTGCATCTTGGCACAATTATTTGAGAAGGCAATGTCATTTGATTTATTGGCTGGCATTTTGGATTCTGAGGTAAGAGAGCTTGACAGTTTCATGGACGCTCTCCAGGAAGAAATTGTTATTGCtcgtcaaaaaatattttcgtgCAGACATTTGACCGAACTTTTCCTTATGATGGACAAAAAATTGCATGACTCCGAAGAGTCTGTGAAACAGTTTCAACAGCAGTTAATGGAGTTGAAAATGCAATCATCCCAGTTACAGAAAACCATGGATGCTTATAGAAATGAGAATT GCGAAACCGGGAAGGCCTTGAATTTATCAGGAAATGGTCAACTTTCAGACGTGAAAGCAAAACCCAATGATCAGATGGTTGAACAACGAAGATATATTCTGCAAATGCTTGAGAAATCTTTTGCGAGGGAGCTAGCTCTTGAAAGGAAGTTAGCAGAGTCAAAAGACAATGAGGACCTAAAGTTGAAACTCCGTTACACGGAACAAGTGGCATTTTATATGGAAGAAGCAGCAGAAGTAGTTTGGGGAAGATTTCTAGAGGCAGATAATGCTGCAGAGGTGTTAATGGGGATTTCTAAAGGTATAATGGGACGTCTTCAAGTAACTGAGTTCAATCTCAGTAGTTCTATGCAACGAGAAAATGAGTTGAGATCAACAGTTCAAAATTTGATGGAGCAAATCAAGGCTAAAGATGCTGCTTTAGATAAGCTTGAGACATGTAATGTCGAGAGTACTAAGGAAAAATCTGATGTGTTGGCTTTGAGGGAAAAGGTGAAATTTCTTGAGAAGGAGAGAGAGGATTTTGAGCTTCAGATTAATAATGCGATTGCAGAGAATGAAGTATATCATGAACATCaaattgaaatggaaaattttGTTGAGTCTCTAAGAGAAAACATTGATATTGCATTAAGTAGGGCTGAGAGTGCGGAAGCCAAGGTTACACAGCTAACTGAGACCAACTTGGAACTTACTGAAgagataaattttcttaaaggGAGTGCTAGCACTGCAGAAAAAAAGGTTGGTTCACTTGAGAAGCAACTAAGGGAATTAGATATCCAACTACAGACTGCAAAGGCATCTTCTGAAGCAAGTCAAGAACAGCAGAACATGTTATACACAGCTATATGGGATATGGAAATATTAATTGAAGAGCTGAAGTCAAAGGTTTCAAAAGCTGAAAGTAATAATGAAAGTGCTGCTGAGAAATGTTCTGTGCTATCTCAAACAAACTTAGAACTTCATAAAGAATTGGATCTCCTTAGGTCCAGAACAATATGCTTGAAGACGTCTTTGGATCAAGCTAGCCATACAAGTTTTTCAAGGGCAAAAGAAATTGATACTAAAACCAAACTTATCATGGATATGGTAATGCAATTAGCTGCTGAAAGGGAGCACATCAATAACCAG TTACTTGCATTAAAACAGGAAAATAAACATTTGGTACAAAAGTTAAAGAATACTAAAATTGATGGATCTTTACATACTTGCAACTATGGACTGAATAACAGAAACGAAGATCAAGCTTCCAACATTGACTCAAGCAATGATAGCTGTGCTAAGTCCTCGGATGAGGAAGTAATAGATCACTTTAATGCCGCCTTTCAGGCAG GTGGGTGA
- the LOC106777747 gene encoding WPP domain-interacting tail-anchored protein 2 isoform X1 translates to MDEFGKKDEGHFYAVDSAFGKPYALQGFSTKENDEQEELSLQALTEIDYRLAYFTEKLVNLNVLYIYLLSEESDLEAMDSKNNCILAQLFEKAMSFDLLAGILDSEVRELDSFMDALQEEIVIARQKIFSCRHLTELFLMMDKKLHDSEESVKQFQQQLMELKMQSSQLQKTMDAYRNENCETGKALNLSGNGQLSDVKAKPNDQMVEQRRYILQMLEKSFARELALERKLAESKDNEDLKLKLRYTEQVAFYMEEAAEVVWGRFLEADNAAEVLMGISKGIMGRLQVTEFNLSSSMQRENELRSTVQNLMEQIKAKDAALDKLETCNVESTKEKSDVLALREKVKFLEKEREDFELQINNAIAENEVYHEHQIEMENFVESLRENIDIALSRAESAEAKVTQLTETNLELTEEINFLKGSASTAEKKVGSLEKQLRELDIQLQTAKASSEASQEQQNMLYTAIWDMEILIEELKSKVSKAESNNESAAEKCSVLSQTNLELHKELDLLRSRTICLKTSLDQASHTSFSRAKEIDTKTKLIMDMVMQLAAEREHINNQLLALKQENKHLVQKLKNTKIDGSLHTCNYGLNNRNEDQASNIDSSNDSCAKSSDEEVIDHFNAAFQVGEEIASSKTGVASSISADKLASCRKLTFLSVAFFVPLVSVLAIWLLDKGNIFISESL, encoded by the exons ATGGatgaatttggtaaaaaagatgAAGGTCACTTTTACGCTGTAGATTCAGCTTTTGGAAAACCCTACGCACTGCAGGGCTTCTCAACAAAAGAAAACGACGAGCAAGAAGAGTTATCCCTTCAAGCTTTAACGGAAATAGATTATCGACTAGCCTATTTTACCGAGAAGTTGGTGAACTTGAATGTgctttatatttatctattaagCGAGGAAAGTGATCTTGAAGCAATGGATTCAAAGAATAACTGCATCTTGGCACAATTATTTGAGAAGGCAATGTCATTTGATTTATTGGCTGGCATTTTGGATTCTGAGGTAAGAGAGCTTGACAGTTTCATGGACGCTCTCCAGGAAGAAATTGTTATTGCtcgtcaaaaaatattttcgtgCAGACATTTGACCGAACTTTTCCTTATGATGGACAAAAAATTGCATGACTCCGAAGAGTCTGTGAAACAGTTTCAACAGCAGTTAATGGAGTTGAAAATGCAATCATCCCAGTTACAGAAAACCATGGATGCTTATAGAAATGAGAATT GCGAAACCGGGAAGGCCTTGAATTTATCAGGAAATGGTCAACTTTCAGACGTGAAAGCAAAACCCAATGATCAGATGGTTGAACAACGAAGATATATTCTGCAAATGCTTGAGAAATCTTTTGCGAGGGAGCTAGCTCTTGAAAGGAAGTTAGCAGAGTCAAAAGACAATGAGGACCTAAAGTTGAAACTCCGTTACACGGAACAAGTGGCATTTTATATGGAAGAAGCAGCAGAAGTAGTTTGGGGAAGATTTCTAGAGGCAGATAATGCTGCAGAGGTGTTAATGGGGATTTCTAAAGGTATAATGGGACGTCTTCAAGTAACTGAGTTCAATCTCAGTAGTTCTATGCAACGAGAAAATGAGTTGAGATCAACAGTTCAAAATTTGATGGAGCAAATCAAGGCTAAAGATGCTGCTTTAGATAAGCTTGAGACATGTAATGTCGAGAGTACTAAGGAAAAATCTGATGTGTTGGCTTTGAGGGAAAAGGTGAAATTTCTTGAGAAGGAGAGAGAGGATTTTGAGCTTCAGATTAATAATGCGATTGCAGAGAATGAAGTATATCATGAACATCaaattgaaatggaaaattttGTTGAGTCTCTAAGAGAAAACATTGATATTGCATTAAGTAGGGCTGAGAGTGCGGAAGCCAAGGTTACACAGCTAACTGAGACCAACTTGGAACTTACTGAAgagataaattttcttaaaggGAGTGCTAGCACTGCAGAAAAAAAGGTTGGTTCACTTGAGAAGCAACTAAGGGAATTAGATATCCAACTACAGACTGCAAAGGCATCTTCTGAAGCAAGTCAAGAACAGCAGAACATGTTATACACAGCTATATGGGATATGGAAATATTAATTGAAGAGCTGAAGTCAAAGGTTTCAAAAGCTGAAAGTAATAATGAAAGTGCTGCTGAGAAATGTTCTGTGCTATCTCAAACAAACTTAGAACTTCATAAAGAATTGGATCTCCTTAGGTCCAGAACAATATGCTTGAAGACGTCTTTGGATCAAGCTAGCCATACAAGTTTTTCAAGGGCAAAAGAAATTGATACTAAAACCAAACTTATCATGGATATGGTAATGCAATTAGCTGCTGAAAGGGAGCACATCAATAACCAG TTACTTGCATTAAAACAGGAAAATAAACATTTGGTACAAAAGTTAAAGAATACTAAAATTGATGGATCTTTACATACTTGCAACTATGGACTGAATAACAGAAACGAAGATCAAGCTTCCAACATTGACTCAAGCAATGATAGCTGTGCTAAGTCCTCGGATGAGGAAGTAATAGATCACTTTAATGCCGCCTTTCAG GTGGGTGAAGAAATTGCAAGCTCAAAAACTGGAGTGGCATCATCTATTTCGGCAGATAAGCTTGCAAGTTGCAGAAAATTGACATTTCTTTCAGTAGCATTTTTTGTCCCGCTGGTTTCTGTGTTAGCCATCTGGTTGTTGGACAAAGGAAACATTTTCATTTCCGAAAGCTTATGA